The Ictalurus punctatus breed USDA103 chromosome 6, Coco_2.0, whole genome shotgun sequence DNA segment TAGGTGgttttacacatgttaagaataTATGATAAGATTTACAATTGACATGAAGATTTAGCTGAGCAGCTGCATGAAATCTCCCCTGGCTCAGTATATCATAGTACTTGGCTGCGGTACATGAGCCATGCATGTGCCCTCACATTCTTTCTGGCGCAGTGCCTTGTATGGATGAGAAAGTCTCCTACTTTAAAGTGCACCGTTCGCTGTGCCCCAGGAGAGACTCCATTCACAACACAGCTCTGCAAACAGAAAAAGACCGATAATTATAAATCCATATCGATGACAAATTCAAATTTCAGATCATTCATTCCATGCTAGAATAATGGATGTTTCACTATATACAGTTCACTGTTTcactatatacagtcatgtgaaaaaataagtacaccccatggaaattgttggcttttttttgttgttgacatatttggacaagcaaacatttgatcctctttgaaacggtgcctattaataaagttgatatacttgaacaaaaccacaagaaaaaatagctttttcaatcatttattcaacagaaatatcaataggtGTGATATTTGTCTGTGGAAAaggtaagtacacccttggcctcagaagctagtattgccctctttagcagaaataactgcttgtaggcgttttgcatgaTTGTCCagcaggcttgctggaatttttgaccactcctccatgcaatattcttgcagttgtaagatgtttgagggttttcttgcatgtactgcctgttgaAAATcctcccacaacatttcaatgggattcaaatccgggcttggACTCGGCCGTTCcgtaaccctccatttcttctttctgagacgtcccttggtggatttgctagtgggcttaggatcattatcctgttgaaaggatCACTTTTGGTTCAGCTTCAACTTTTGGAGAGATggcctcacgttatcttcaagcactcagACACTCCAGTGCCTGAGGCAGCGGAGCAACCGAAAACCatgacatttccaccaccgtgcttcacagctGGTTttaggtgcttctcctgaaaagctgtctttggtctgagaTAAACATGTCTGTCTTTGATtaatctgtccagagcacattattccaaaaggcctggtctttgccgatatgctcattggcaaactgtagtcttgcgaaggctttttcctggcacgccacccatgcaggtcaaatttgtgtaaTCTCTTTCCGATTGTAGAAgcgtgcactttgacaccaacagctgcaagactcactagcagatcctgtggtGAGATGTTGGGGTTATTGGagatttctttttgcatcagacgctctgctcttgggctgaatttgctgggacggacAGTCCTGCACAAactggcagtcgtttgaaatccgtgccacttgtagatgattttccttacagtggaatgatgtatttcaaataattctgagatctttttaaatccctcgccAGACTCATGGGCATCCATAACCTtctttctgaaggccttacagaactcttcagatcttggcatgatgactccacacacctcaataacaaagggaacaccagacactagatatgagaggggtataaataagaccggttccacctgcactccctcagcaggttctaatcactggaacACGATCTTCAACACCAGAGaataattttatggatttgataaatgtaggggtgttcTTACtatttccatgtgactgatctgtttttgggtttttttgtgttcacaatttaaattgtgaaaatttctACAAAAGGTTAATTTTATGTGCCATTTGATAGAGTCTATCAACCTATCTATcaccgtttcaaagaggatcaaatgtgtgcttctccaaatatgtaaaaacaaaacaacaatttccatagggtgtacttatttttttcacatgactgtatgtatgtatgtatgtgtgtgtgtgtgtctgtatatatatatatatatatatatatatatatatatatatatatatatatgtgtgtgtgtgtgtgtgtatgtgtgtatgtgtgtatatatatatatatatatatatatatatatatatatatatatatatatgtgtgtgtgtgtgtgtgtgtgtgtgtgtgtgtatatatatatatatatatatcagcagATTAAGtagtaagagacacttttcagacaaaaaacacaatgaaggctgctggattttgctgcaaaaataagaagtaaGTGCaccagtcaaagtctccagaagaaccgggTTCTACAAGACGCTCAATAACGCttccagctcatttccttataaaactgcactaattctacctgacactacttcttcttcttcttcttcttttttttttaaagcaaagggtcgtcacaccaaatatttcatttgtttcatttactactatttactgctctttatagtattttaatttaaaatggagACACATTTAAGACACATTTAAGTTCATAATTTTTGAAGGcgtctttgctctacagcatttctttgcatgtgcctaagacttttgcacagtactgtacatattcaACTCAAATATACACATGAAGTATCCTAAACCACTATCCACAGTATCCTAATTACCTTACACTATTCCCACACCACTGTGAAGACTGCTGGGTGTTGAATTATCATGAAATAATAGCAAACTACTCCTAGCCTCTGCACCCCTACTGAGAGACAAAATGGTACAGCCCTCTCATAGTGGCTCTTGGACAAGATATGCACATAGAACCATGACAGACTCTCAAAGAGGGGACAGTAAACAATGTAACATGACCTCTGTAATTCTACCCaaatcagcatctccagcaTTACTTCATGCCAAAACCCAGAACACATCTCCTCTAAGACTGTAAAACTCTGCTCAAGAGAAAAGCGCCATTTTACTGCAAGCCTGTGTCGCTCTCTTTGCAACCTTGTGAAAACGTTGGCTTTTCTCACTTGTTATCGTCGCCCAGCTCACTCTCCCTGCCACGGGTGTATGTTATGTTAAGTAGCCGGTCTGCTTTCTGTCTGTGACTCTTTCCTCCTTGGATTTCAATTCCAAACATGGTTATCCTTCTAGGGGTGTCTCACTTCCCACCCCAGCCCATTCCTTTCCTGCTTTGTGTTTCCAGCAGTGCTCACTCCACTGTAGGAGGCACGAAGAGACGAGGCATAGCAGGTGAAATAGTGGAAATTGAAGACAGAGGGGGTgcgagagagatgaagaggcTCACAGAATGAAGGCAACTACATTccatatgttgttttttttaaatcatgggCAAAGAGAACAAGGAAGCGGCTAAGAAGGCAAAGGGGGACATTTTGTAACGTCTTTTTTTGAGTTTATATTCTTTGTGAACACTTTGGCTTCACACAAAAAAGGAAACTTTatgacaagacaaaacaaaaaagaacagtCCACTGAAGGCTCCTCCTGGACTCTGAAGAAATCTCTTTTGTGTGGATGTTGTGAGAGTAGAACATGAACAACACCAACTTTAACCTCGATACGATAATCTATGGTCATTCACTATGTACAGGATGGACCAACAGCACAGAGGGTGCCATCTACCAACTGGGAAACACCATCCTCAGTTTAGGGTACATGGGTGGCAGCGGAACTTATGGAACACTATACATTTTCACTTTCTTGGCTCCTGCTTTCCTGTGTTTGGCATTGTGGGGCTGGCTATCAGTGTGTGGCCTCGATGTCTTTCTCTGGAACATGCTGCTGATGCTGCAGTGCCTAGCCCAGGTGTGCCACCTGATATTCCGGCTGATGCGAGATGGTCTGGCCAATGACGAGCTTTCTGCCCTCTACTCTGCAGTCTATCTTCCACTGGAGGTACCTGTGCGGGTGTTCAAAGAGATCACTGCTGCCTGTGAGAACAAGGTGCTCGCTATCAAGTCTGAGGAGACGTATGCTATAGAGGGAAAAACACCTATCGACCAGCtctcctttctgctctctggaagGTTAGTAACAACATTTAGGATTAGTGTTTTACCGTGGCCACATTGATTAATGTCCTTCAATTAACCTTTCATTAAAGTTGCATAGAAACGAGCATATATTTGAGCACAAGAAAAATATATGCAGCTTTAGCGGTGTGGATGCAAGCTCCCTCCCCTCCCACTGGTCCCTCATTTACATGTCATATGCGTACGGCACACCCCACTTTACCCTTATATACATATCATTTACATTAAAGCAATGTTGTTTTAATTGTGTCAATAAACGTAAAGTATTCAGAAAGCAATAGTTGTCCAAGACACGAGGAAACGTAGTTTTAGTGGATAGCTTTGTCTTGTCCTAATCTTTCTACTTACTGAAATTAATgatatgtatatactgtagcttTGGGACAGATTTGGAAGTGGAAGAACCACATTCTAACTTCACAAGCAACATACAACTTACACGTTGACACTATATGTACATTTTAGTACAAGGTTCCTGTGTGTGGAAATGGTACCATGTTTTATATTGTTAGTACTTAGTCTGTGACTCTACTTACTATTTAGCCCTAATTACTAACGGTGACATTGATTTTGTATATTTGCTGGcaaatcaaactttttttttttctcacaaggCATgagtttaattttaaataataataataataataataataataataataatatgtttaatttgtataacgcctttccagagctcaaggacgCTTCACAGTAAAAGACAATAAGAATACAGTACAACAGTCGAACATATGGGTCATATGGACAATGGACATTTGCTCAGTCCAGAGCAAGAAACAATGCAGTTGCGTACttataataaaatgtacaacatTCAAAAACATAACAAGGGACAGACACTTAGCATCATGTATACAGCACAGAAAGTGTAAACAGACAAATACAGTTAGTATTAAATGAAGCAGATACAAATTATGACCGATAATATTGGGTGAATAAATGGGTTTTGAGCTGAGTTttgaatggaattgaattgaattgaactgagtTTTAAAGATCGATCTAAAGCTCAGACAaaatcgtctcagggagttttttcctTTCCGCCgccacctctggcttgctcattagggataaatttatacatttacgaTTCATATCCGGAAAGTATTTATTCCTGTAAAGCCGCATTGTGActtccattgttaaaagcgctatgcaaataaaattgaattgaattcaaatTGATGAATGAACTCATTTTACAGTCAGATTTGACTGTATGCAGCTTCAGTGAATAAGAACCAATGTCTTGATCTCAATTTAGAATTTATTGTATAGAGGATCAACTCAACTGTATTTAGATCAATGGTATTTGACTAGGCACCGTGTTTAGTAAACTGATCATGATTATTTATGATTTGTAGGAATACACATTTGTAACACACAATTTGTTGtatttgaatgttttaatgaaaattAGTGAAAAAAGATTTTTGGatgtgatttgatttgatttgaatgGCATAACATTTCTTCAGTACTTAGTGATATTTATTTTGGCTATAGAGCCCACCcaccgttctctctctctctctctctctctctctctctctctctctctctctctctctctctctcttttaattcATAGGATTCGGGTGTCTTTAGAAGGTCAGTTCCTTCATTACATATTCCCTCACCAGTTCCTGGATTCTCCGGAATGGGAATCCCTCAGACCAACAGAGGAGGGAAATTTCCAGGTGCCATAACAAAAGCCCCTAAACTCAAATATCTCATCTTTGCTGTGTCTTTAAATACGACATTGAACTGATATCTCATGAACGCTCGAATCTCCCCCATCCTCAGGTGACACTGACAGCAGAGACAGATTGCCACTACATCTCTTGGCGCCGCCGCCGTCTTTATCTCCTTCTGGCCAAAGATCGCTACATTGCTCGTCTCTTTTCGGTCATGCTTGGCAATGACATTGCAGACAAACTCTACTCTATTAATGACAAACTCTTTGTCAAGAGCGGGGTACACCTTGACATCCGTCTGCCCAGCCTCTACCATGTTCTTGCCCCTTCGACACCAAGTAGTGAGGGGGGCAGTGGCAGTTCTGCACCCAGGGGAAACGAAGGGAATCAGACAGTCCTGCCAATAGACCCATCACCTAGCAACCAGCATGTAGGTGTAGCAAGCTCTCAACAAGTACAGGCGAAGGACCCACTTCTAAAAGGTCAGCCTTCCCAGCGACACTCTTCCTGGGCCACGGATCCTGAGATGCCTTCTGGTGAGGACTCAACTAGCCTAGTCCTCGAGGACTTTGCTGACATGATAGGCTCTCTAGTGGACTATAGGAGTGAAAGGGATTATTTGAAGTAGAAAATAGGGTGCTGAAGCTAACACTCAGGGCCACTTCTTAAGTTACATGTAAGTACACACAAATAGGTCAGGACTGGTAATGTGGGGagaagtgtgtgttgtgcagtgtgttttgAATGGCACCGTTGCACTCTTTTGGCACCGAGCACTTGACTAACTTCAGAGAATGCAGGAGAGGAATGTGCTTTGCAGTGAATGTGCATTTTATCATCTAACTCTTCCATGAGTGTTACTGTACGCATGAAAAAAGATTCAAATAGACTTATTCTATGTAGCAAAGAAATTTTGCAAGTTGTGCAGGAAATCACTGTCTCTGGAAAtctatctgtgtgtttgtgtctacaTGGACTGGTGTGAGTCAAAGGAGAGAGAAGGCATTGAGCTCTTTCCTTGCCTCAAATATTACAAATGATTACAATACACATTTTAATACGAGTGGAAAAGGGAAATATAATTAGTGAATAGGAGTCAGTTAAGATTTTTCTCATCGTCCTgcagatttgtttgtttaaaggcTGGAAAGTCATGAGCAATCCTGTGATCCCGAACTGTAGGCTCCATTAATCCACCTCTGGCCTCGTTCGAAATTCATGCATGCACCAGCTGTGGGTGATATTGCATTAcatggggggcggggggtggaAAGGGTGGTATTGGATGGCATGCAGGACAGCTGACGGGAAGAGATGGGTGCCACTGTCCACTGAAATGGTGACCTTGTACACAAGGCCTATGGAGGAATGAGAGATATGGGTTGGGCTATGTGGACAGATAGGCTACACCATACTTTCAAGGGGGACTTGTAGTGATTCAGGACAGATTCAAAACAATCTCAACATAAGTTACTCTAGAAGGACTTCTATAATAGTAAGCTATTGCCATAAGTTTGCAAATGACCACTTGTTGATTTTCTTTATAAATTTGACAGAGGGTGATACTGCTGGAAGGTTTCGATATCAAAGAGGACGTGCTCCACTGGCTCTCACGGATACCCCGAGGCTCTAAAAATAATCTAATCCATAAACAAAGCCAAGAGTGGAACCCGGGCCTCAGCAAGTTCCACTACATGCTTCTCGTTTCCTCTGTTGTCATAGGTTATGTTTCTATAGTACAGTACAGAGACGTATTGTAAATCGGACATCTTAACGAGGTTTTAGAAAGGATTTATCTATACTAGTATAGCAGTAATAATCCTTTCAATTGGCCTCGATCAACAAAGCCAAAAATAGTTTTAGGTTCCATGTTAATATCGTTATAGAATAACTTTAAAGTTTTCCctttaatgttgttattaaGCCTGTAGTCTGAGTATTTTGGTAGATCTGAATGTAAGCAAGAGTTCCTCTTCTCTTTTCACTTGATTTCCTAATGTCacattgtgtttttgcttttttccttttcttttctgaagtacataataaatactaaataatgAGTGCAGGGAAAACATTCAACCAGCCTATACTATTtaacgtcattttatttcaccATAAGGAATCAGTGTATTTTCATGGGGCCAATTCTTCCTTAATAAAACCTCAGTGGAAATTCAGTGCATGGCTGATATTGATCCCAGTCTATAATTTGCCTGTAGTAGATTAAGCTTTATTCTACATTTTAATTACCAAACGTTATGCATAAATTTGCCTGAACACTGTTAATTAATTTCACAGATAATTTATGCATTAAAGAATGCCAAGCTCCTGTAtatcacaaaaaacaacaacaacaacaaaacccatTAAGGTTAACATTAAcgttaagttaataagacacacGTGAAGAATTTTCATCTTAACGATATTGCATTATTTGATATTAGAAGGAAAGAACTCATCGAACCAAACTCCAGAAATTGATCAGGGTTGAAAGGCATTTTAACTGCTCTGTAATGTCTGACCTAATATCATCGGACTGTTAGCGAACAACACATTTGTAAACGGCGTTTTTTACACTGTACATGCGATATGTGTGCTTTTAATGGAACACTTTAATAAATGCTGTTGTCTTTACATTGCAGTTCTAACGTGTGGTCTTTGTCCATCGGTGCATTTGTAATATGCATCTTCCAATGTTGTCCATTGTGTGGCGCTTGCTCTCTCCGTCCTGATGTTCAGCACACCTGGATGAAGTGATGTGACCATGGTGCTCTCCTGCCAATCTTTATGTTCTCCACACACAATTTGTCCAGCCTACTAAACATAAACAGAAACAGCAACACACAGTTAACAGCATGCCCTGCCGAATACATATGCTTGTTTTATACTTTGTGGACTTTAAACATCCTTGGTGATTTTACCTCATTTTAGGGATCTTGGAGATACAGATGTATTCAAAGTGGACGTTCCCTTGTCTGTATAATAATGCTCCAATATTCTTCAGATGGATGGACTCGATCTTGCATAGATGCTCCGGGTGCCCTACCACTTTTTTATAAATGGTTTTGCCGGTCTGTCTGGAGTATGTATACAGAAAACCATTCTGAGTATATaatacaaatgtgtttattttgtgcAAATAGTAACAGACTCTTCACACAAGTGTACCCGTAACACGTTGAAATGCACCTTCACATGGTTTTCACGTGACTCACGTAATCACACGTGGAAAACGTATGATCACATGTGAAATGCTTTCGATAAGGGCTTTCGTTGTAGTTGGTGTTAATAATAGTGGAGAAGCTGGAAAGAGGTTATACACACAGATGGAGTTTCTGCTCTGTCTTGATGTCTTGCATGGAGACCAGAGTGACCTGCACCACCGCACTCTTTTTCAGCGAGGACACTTTCAGCTCAATCAGTATGTGATGGACTATGAAGGAAGACAGAGCACAGACGAACTCAACAGGAATCCAGATTTATTATGCAAAGTGTGTGCTTTCGTATGTTTGATCAAGACCGTCAAAGActaatgagagagaaaaaaatcttgTCTAATCTGtgtccatatacagtatacttatttatcttcatcttcatctcagAAACTTGATGATAAATCTGTTAGAAAAACAACCCCACCACAAAAGGGAACTTCAGATGTAGTCAGGAGGTAAACTTTCCCATGTATGGGTAATGGCGACATTGTTATCCCACTGTTCTTCAGCAAGCctgaagcacaaacacacacagatgaatAGGATGGGAGTTTACTGAGTTTACTTAACTGGCTTTAGAAAAAGCAATAGCACATTTTgacataaaacaaatatatatatatatagatagatagatatagatatatagatatatagagatatattcCTAATATGCTACTACAGTTCTGTTCATCATACACAAAGAACATATTGCTTTGGTTTGGGAGCATAGCAATAATGATCTAGATAGAGTTAAGttcataatataaataaaatataaattccTTTTTTCAGTTTTAGGATGGTGTTCATAAGTctacacaatgacttcataaatTCCTCATGGCAATTGGCCTAAACCTACATTCTATAAGGCACAAACTGTTTTATCAGACTCAagttaaagcgcacctattatggttttgaaacgggcctaattttgttttaaaggtttatatgataggtttacatgcatccgaggtcaaaaaacactttaatgtgcttataatttaaactgcagcattacctccCCCCCGGTGTCAAAAACGACTCATTAAATGATCCGTCCTAAAGGATTCGCTCTAAACTCCTTCTTTCAGAGCGCattctctgctctgattggtcagatgtgcCAGTCTGTTgcgattggtctaccgctgtcagcgaacacccgatgaagaccagaggcggggctttttgttacaaacctatgtaggttagtacaggaagtaaagtctgggaTCAccaacgactcgtttcagctgttcagaatcgattccttctttttggAGTCAATAACCCTgcttgtcgtgcgctttgatcgTATCGTGACATCCTTAGTATGTGATTAAAGTTCATGAAAGTGGCCTGTTTGCCATATAAAGACTGACCTTAAGTAAAATGCTATCCTTCTTACAGAGACTGCAGAGATTGTCTACTGTCATGCATTATGCGATCAGTTATCAGACGTCTTATTTTACCTATCTGTGGGCAAA contains these protein-coding regions:
- the popdc2 gene encoding popeye domain-containing 2 isoform X2 produces the protein MNNTNFNLDTIIYGHSLCTGWTNSTEGAIYQLGNTILSLGYMGGSGTYGTLYIFTFLAPAFLCLALWGWLSVCGLDVFLWNMLLMLQCLAQVCHLIFRLMRDGLANDELSALYSAVYLPLEVPVRVFKEITAACENKVLAIKSEETYAIEGKTPIDQLSFLLSGRIRVSLEGQFLHYIFPHQFLDSPEWESLRPTEEGNFQVTLTAETDCHYISWRRRRLYLLLAKDRYIARLFSVMLGNDIADKLYSINDKLFVKSGVHLDIRLPSLYHVLAPSTPSSEGGSGSSAPRGNEGNQTVLPIDPSPSNQHVGVASSQQVQAKDPLLKGQPSQRHSSWATDPEMPSEGDTAGRFRYQRGRAPLALTDTPRL
- the popdc2 gene encoding popeye domain-containing 2 isoform X1; this translates as MNNTNFNLDTIIYGHSLCTGWTNSTEGAIYQLGNTILSLGYMGGSGTYGTLYIFTFLAPAFLCLALWGWLSVCGLDVFLWNMLLMLQCLAQVCHLIFRLMRDGLANDELSALYSAVYLPLEVPVRVFKEITAACENKVLAIKSEETYAIEGKTPIDQLSFLLSGRIRVSLEGQFLHYIFPHQFLDSPEWESLRPTEEGNFQVTLTAETDCHYISWRRRRLYLLLAKDRYIARLFSVMLGNDIADKLYSINDKLFVKSGVHLDIRLPSLYHVLAPSTPSSEGGSGSSAPRGNEGNQTVLPIDPSPSNQHVGVASSQQVQAKDPLLKGQPSQRHSSWATDPEMPSGEDSTSLVLEDFADMIGSLVDYRSERDYLK